The DNA window CTGACTCTCCGTCCTCTTCGATCACCGTAGCCTCGTCCGGCTCGTGATCGTCGGCAGATCCATTTTCCTCAGACGCGGCTGCGCCGTTGGTCGTGGGCATGTGGCCAATCTCGTCGGTGTCGCCGTTGACCAGGTTGAGCACATCTTTGCCGGACACCTCTTCCTGCTCGATGAGCATATCGGCCAGCTGGTCGAAGGCCTCATGATGCTCATTCAGCGTGTCGACAGCGCGCTGGAAAGCGTCCTCCGAGATGCGGCGGATCTCCTCGTCAACTTCTCGGGCCGTGTCGTCACTGTACTCGCGTCCCTTCGCAATCTCGTCCCCAAGGAACACGTTACCCTGATCCTCGCCCAGGGAGATGTGCTTGAACTGATCGCCCATTCCCCAGTCGAGGACCATCTTCCGTGCCATCTTGCGGACCTGCTTGAGGTCGTTCTCGGCACCGCTGGTCGCGGTGTCGAAGATGAGTTCCTCCGCCGCGCGACCGCCCATGATGACGGCCAACCGGTCCAGAATGTAGTCGTGCCGGTAGAGATACTGATCCTTTTCGGGCAGCTGCTGGGTCACCCCCATAGCCTTCCCCCGGGGCACGATGGTCACCTTGTGCACCGGGTCGGCGTTGGGAAGCACCGCCCCGACGATGGCGTGGCCCGCTTCGTGGTAGGCCAGCAGCTTTTTTTCTTCATCGTCCAGCACCATGCCGTCGCGCTTGAGGCCCATCATCACCTTGTCTCGGGCTTGCTCAATGTCGCTGTACTGGATGGCGTCGTGTCCGTGTCGACCGGCCAGAAGGGCCGCCTCGTTGAGGAGGTTTTCGAGGTCCGCCCCGCTGAATCCAGGCGTGCTGCGCGCAATCTCCTCCAGGTCTACATCGTCGCTCAGCGGTTTCTCCCGTGCGTGGATCTTCAGGATCTCGTGGCGGGACTGCTTCGTGGGCAGGTCCACCGTGATCTGACGGTCGAAGCGGCCGGGCCGCGTGAGGGCCGAGTCGAGGATGTCGGGCCGGTTGGTCGCCGCCATTACGATCACGCCTTCGTTTTCCTCGAAGCCGTCGAGCTCCGACAGCAACTGGTTCAGGGTCTGTTCCCGCTCGTCGTTGCCGCCGCCGAGGCCGGCCCCCCGCTTGCGTCCGATGGAGTCGAGCTCGTCGATGAAGATGATGGCCGGAGACGTTTCCTTCGCCTCGCTGAACATGTCCCGGACCCGAGAGGCCCCCACGCCCACGAACATCTCCATGAAGTCGGATCCCGATACGCTAAAGAACGGGGCGTTCGCCTCCCCGGCCACGGCTCGGGCGAGCAGGGTCTTGCCGGTGCCCGGCGGGCCCACCAGAAGCACGCCCTTCGGCACCTTGCCCCCAAGCCCCTCAAACCGCTTCGGGTTCTTCAGGAACTTGATGATCTCGCGCAGCTCCTCCTTCGCGCTGTCGGCCCCGGCCACGTCGTCGAACGTGGTGTCCTCTTCGTCCTTGTCGTAGAGCTCCGCCTTGCTCTGGCGGACGGAGAAAAGCCCCTGGCCCTGCGACTGCATGCGACGGAGGAAGATGTATCCCACCCCGAACAGAAGCAGGACGGGCAACAGCCCCATGATGACCAGTCCCCAAGGAAAGCTGCTCTCGGGCTTTGTCACCACGTTCACACCCTGCGATTCGAGCAGGTCCATGAGCTGCTCGTCCCCGAACGAAGGGAGATAGGTCACAAAGTTTTGGTACTCGATCGTATTCCCCTGCTCGGACCGGGTGGCCTGCGACTTGAGCGAGCCGTTGATGGCGTTGCCCTTCACCTCCACACGCTCCACATTCTCCTGCTGCAGTTGCGTGCGGAACTCGCTGTAGCTAATGCGCTCGCCGCCCGACGCCCCCATGCCCCAGTAGCTGTACGCCCACAGGGCAAGCAACGTCCCGGCGATGACCCAGATGATGAGACGGCCTCGGCCGGTTCCCGAGGGCCCTCCCCCGGGCAGCCCGGATCCGTTCTGATTGTCATTCTGAGAAGTTTGGTCAGCCACGTCGACTCAGTCAGTTAGGAATGATCATCGAGGGCTCCCCGGCATGAGGACGTTGCCCGAAGCGCGGAGGTGGGCCCAGAACACTAAGCAGTCCCTCATACACCCGTGGACACGGATTGTGTCCCACCACGGGCCTGTGGGGAATGTTCTTTCATACAAAGAATGTACGTTACACAGACGTTTCGGCGATGGGTCCAGAGATCTCGGTTGCTTCTATTCCTCGGTGTGGATTATTGTGTAAGCCCTTCCATCCCCACCTCTTTCCTGCTCACTGATTGCTCCTCCCCTGATGTCCACCGACATGTCGCCCTCCCCCAACTCCTTCCCATTCGGCCAGGACGTGGTATGGACCCCCGATCCGGACGTCGTCGCCGACTCAAACCTGCGACGGTTCATGGACCGGCACGACCTGGCGGACCTCTCGGCCCTCCGCACACGGGCCGCCTCGGACGTGGCCTGGTTCTGGGAGGCGGTGCTCGACGACCTGGACATCGAGTTTTACGACCCGTACGACCAGATCGTCGATCTCTCGGGGGGCATCGAGCGACCCGCCTGGTGCGTGAACGGGAGCATGAACATCGTCCACAACCTGCTCGACAAGTGGCAGGGCACGCCCGCGGAGGACCGCGCGGCACTGCGTTGGGAGGGGGAAGACGGGGCCACGCGAACCCTGACGTACGGCGAGCTCCACCAGCGCGTCTGTCGCTGTGCAAACGCGCTGCGGGACCTGGGGCTCGGAAGGGGCGACCGGATTGGGCTCTTTATGCCCATGACTCCGGAGATCGTCATCGCGTTCCTGGCGATCGCAAAAATCGGAGGGGTGTTGCTGCCCCTCTTCAGTGGGTACGGGGTCGGCGCACTGGTCACCCGGCTCCAGGGGGCCGAGGCGGACGCCCTCTTCACGGCCGACGGCTTTGCGCGCCGGGGGCGCCCCATCGACATGAAAGAGACCGCGGACGAGGCGGTCGCCCAGTGCCCGACGGTCGAACACGTCATTGTTCACCGGCATCTCGGGCGCGATGACACGCCCATGACGACCGGCCGCGACCGCTTCTGGGCGGATTTCGTGGCGGGGCACGACCCGGAGGCCCGCACGGCCCGCACCGGGGCCGACGACCCGGTCATGGTCATCTACACCAGTGGCACCACCGGGCCGCCGAAAGGGACCGTACACACCCACTGCGGCTTCCCCATCAAGGGCGCGCAGGACATGTACCATCCGATGGACCTGAAGCCGGGGGAGACGATGTACTGGATGAGCGACATGGGCTGGATGATGGGGCCATGGCTCGTCTTCGGCACGCTCACGGTGGGGGCGACCATGGTGCTCTACGACGGGGCCCCCGACCATCCGGACGCCGGACGCCTCTGGCGACTAGTGGACGACCACGAGGTGACGCACCTCGGCGTGTCCCCCACCCTCATCCGCGCCCTCAAGACGCACGGCGACGCGCCCGTAAGGGCGTCCGACCGGTCGAGCCTTCGCGCGATCGGGTCGACCGGCAGTCCCTGGGACCCCGAGTCCTGGTCGTGGTGCTTCGAAACGGTCCTCGACGGCGAGAAGCCGATTCTCAACTACTCCGGCGGCACCGAGATCGCCGGCGGCATCCTCTGTGGCAACTTCCTGGAGCCCCTCAAGCCCGCCGCGTTCTCCGGCCCGGTCCCCGGCATGGACGCCGACGTGGTGGACGAGGACGGCACGCCAGTTCGGGAAGAGGTCGGCGAGCTCGTCCTGCGGGCGCCCTGGATCGGCATGACGCGAGGCTTCTGGGGCGACGACGACCGCTACCACGACGCCTACTGGGACCGACTCGACGACGTGTGGGTGCATGGCGACTTCGCGGCCGTCGACGAGGACGGGCTCTGGTACATCCTGGGCCGCTCGGACGACACGATCAACGTGGCCGGCAAGCGCCTGGGCCCGGCGGAGATTGAGGCGCTCCTCAACGCCCACGGGGCGGTCGCCGAGAGCGCGGCCATCGGCGTGCCCCACGACGTGAAGGGCTCCGAGATCGTCGCGTTCGTGGTGCTGGAGCCGGACTACGACGAAACCGCGGCCCTCCGCGAGGAGCTGATGCAGGGGGTCGTGGACGAGATGGGCAAGCCCCTGAAACCGCGCGAGATTCGTTTCGCCGACGCCCTGCCCAAGACGCGCAACGCCAAGGTCATGCGGCGCGTCATCCGGGCGGCGTACCTCGGCGAAGAGCTCGGCGATACGTCGAGCCTGGAAGACCCGGGCACCGTCGACGCCATCCAGGAGGCGCGGTAGAGCGCCTCCCCTCCGTTCGGTGCCTCACCGGTTCCGGAGACGAACATCCCCCCTTCCCCGCCATATATTCGGATGGGCGCGTTAAGGAATAGTGAACCCGACACGCCATGTGGGTGCGTCTCGTTGCGGTTCTGTTCGTCGCGGCGTGTGGGCCCGGCCCCGCGACCGGGCAGTCCACCGGCGTCATCGAGGGGCGCGTGCTCGACGCCGACTCGAACGCGCCGCTGCCCCGCACCCACGTCTTTGTGGTGGAGTCGATGCACGGGGCCGTGACCGATTCGAGCGGGCGGTTTCGGCTGGAGGGGGTCCGCCCGGGCCCGAAGCGGCTGTACGTGTCGCGGGTCGGACACGAGCGGCGTGCGCTTGCCCTTCGTCCCGCCCCCGACCGTCCCGTGACCGTGACCGTGCGCCTCGACGCCAAGGTGCTTAACTCGCCGCCGATCACGGTCTCCGCGGAACGCGACGAGGAGTGGTACGAGCGCCTGGACCGCTTTAGGCGTCTGTTCATCGGGCGCTCGGACCTGGCCGAGGACTGCACGCTCGTGAACCCCGAAGTCCTCCGCTTCGACGACAAGTGGTGGGGGCGGTTCGAGGCGTGGGCCGAAAAGCCGGTCATCATCGAAAACCGGGCCCTGGGCTACCGCCTGACCTACTTCCTGAAGGAATTCGAGGAGCGCGGATCCGTGGTGCGGTGGGACGGAGAGCCGCTCTTCGAGCCCCTCGCGCCGACGGACTCTGCGGAGGCCGCCCGGTGGCGACGGAACCGGCTGGAGGCCTACAGGGGGTCCCTCCGCCACTTCCTCCGTGCCCTCATAGACGACCGGCTCGACGAGGCGCAATTCGACCTCTACCGCCTGCCTCGCGCCTCCGCCTTCCGCCACGCCGCACGTGCCGACCGCTTCCCCGCGGAGCGCGATAATATTCTGGAGGCCGGCCCCGACTCCACCTATCTCCTTACCGCTCACGACCGGCTCGAAGTGGTCTACCACGGCATGCCGGAACGGCGAGCGTACCTCGAGTGGGCCGACCTTCGTCGACGCACGCCCCGGGACCACCAGACCTCCCAGATCGAGCTCAACGAGCAGCCCCTCCACATCGACCCGTCCGGCGAAATTGTGGAGCCCTACGGGGCCACCCTCTACCAGTACTTTGCCTTTACCGCCCGAATGGCCAAGCGCCTGCCCCGCGAGTATGAGCCGCCCAAGTAGCACGGCCCGGCCCTCAGTCCGCCCAGAAGGCATTCTCGTAGTGTTGCACCTCCGGGGGCCCACCGGTGAGCATGACCGCCACGACGTCGAAACGGGCCGGAGCCCCTTCGGCCCCATGCTCGTGGAGGTAGCCCCGGGCCGCATGTTGTAGGGCCGCTCGTTTCTTGGCGGTGATCGACGCTTCCGGCGCCCCAAACCCCGTCCCGCTCCGGGTCTTCACCTCCACGAAAACGTACTCCCCCGCGTCGGTTTCTCGACACACCAAGTCCACCTCGTTGCGACTGTGGCGGTAGTTGCGGGCCAGAATCTCATAGCCCGCCCCGTCGAGATGAGCGGCGGCGATCTCCTCCCCACGGTCTCCGATGTCGTTGGTCGTTGCCATGGCAGACAGGGAGACGTTCCGTCAGGATGGGTCGGAAGAGGAGGGCGTGCTCTCGGACTCGCCCCGCCGGAGCGCCACGGCGAGGAGCTGCTCGATCTGATCGATGTCTTTGTTGCGGACGAGCGGAAGCAGGGCCTCGGAGACGCCTTCGAGCACCTTCAGAAGGTCGATGAGGCTGGTCAGGCGCTGGTGGAGGGCCCGTTCGGGCTCCGGATGGTCCGCCCCCGACGCGCCGTCCTGGACCAGCAGATCGGCACACTCCTGAAGGCGCGACCGGACGGGATGGACCTCCCGGCGCTGACGCTCTTCAATGATGCGGGCGGTGATCTGCCATACGTCGGTCTCCGCCCGGTAGTAGTCTTTGCGCGAGCCGGAACGATGCGTTTTGTCTGCGAGGTTCCAGTCGACGAGCGACCGGAGGTTCATGCTGGCGTTGCCCCGACTCACCTCCAGGCACTCCATGACCTCGTCGGTGCTGAGGGGCCGCCCTGCGCAGTAGAGCAGCGCGTGAATTCTCGCCATGGTGCGGTTGATCCCCCACGTCGATGCCATCTCCCCCCACAGGGAGACAAACCGGTCGACCGCGACCCGGGCCTGCGAGCCGCGGTCGAGGTTCAAGAGATCCAGTCCGGAAGGCTCGGAGGATGGCATGGGGGGACTCACGCTGTTGGCAGCCGGTCTCTTGGGGGAAGCCCGCCGGGGCGGTAGGCCCAACTCCTAAATCCCTCCGAATTGTTTCTCTCAGGCGGAACGGGCCTACACATCGCGGTCCGCGGTTCGTATGCTCATATCCAATCACCAAGGCAGACTGTCTCTGCCGTCGCCTTCCCGGAGCCCTCTTTTCACATCCTTCGAGGTCCATGCCCGCTCCCGCCCCTTCTTCGCCCCCCATCGTCACCCTCACGACGGACTTCGGCACGGAGGATGCGTACGTGCCGGCGATGAAGGGAACGATGCTCTCCATCTGCTCGGACGCACGACTCGTGGACGTAACCCACGAGATCAGCCCCCAGGACGTGATGGAGGCGGCCTTCGTGTTGCAGTCGGCCCGCCCCTACTTTCCGGACGGCGCCGTGCACCTGGTGGTGGTGGATCCGGGGGTGGGCACCGAGCGGCGCGCCGTGGCCCTGCGCGCCGAGGGGCAGTGGTTTGTGGGGCCCGACAACGGCGTCTTTCCACTCGTGCTGGACCAGGCGTCGCCAGACGCCATCGTGGAGCTCGACGATCCGACGTTCTGGCGGGACGACTCGCCAAGCACGACGTTTCACGGCCGCGACATTTTTGCCCCCGCCGCGGCCCACCTCGCCGACGGCCGGTCCGTGGAGGCCCTCGGCACGTCAATCGACACGCTCGAACCGCTCCGGTGGGCCCAACCGTCGACCGGGGCCCAGACGGTGCAGGGCTGGGTGGTGCACGTGGATCACTTCGGCAACTGCATCACGAACATCCGGCGCCCGGCAATGGCCGAGGCCGCCGGCCTGGAAAATTCGACCCCGCCCCTTGACGCCTTTCCGCCCCTCAAAACCTACGCGGGCAACACCACCCTGCAGGCCCTCCACCCGACGTATGGGGCCGTACCCGAGGGCGACCCGCTCCTGCTGTTCGGAAGCACGGGCTACCTGGAGATCGCCGCCAACGGGGGGAACGGCGCCGAACTGCTGGACATACGAAAGGGCGATTCCGTAAAAATCGTCTTCGAGGAGCCGTCCGAATAGTCCTGGTCCTCGGCCGCGTCCTCAACGCTCCAGGTGCTCTTTCCTATGGCCCTCGCGTCCACGTCGCCCGACCCCCCCTCTCCCCTGAAGAACCTGGATGCCCTCTACCCGCTCGCCTGCACACTGGTGGGCGACGAGGCCGCCCCCTCCCTCCTCGTCCGGGTGTACGAACGGGTGGCCGATGCCCCCCCGAACGAACGCCCCGAGGCCCCGGAGGACTGGCTCGACCTGCTCCTCCGGGAGGCCCCGGAGCAGGGACAAGCGCCAAGCGACCCGGACGCCCCCGACGCCTCTTCCACTCCTGATGCGGGCTCCCTTCGACGCGATACCGCGGAGCGCCTCGCCCGCAACACCCTGCCCGTTGCTTTCGCAACCTGCTCGACCGCGGAGCGATTTGTTCTCGCCCTCAGCGCGTCCCGACTGTCTGAGGCGCCCCAACCTGCCCGGCTTGCCGACCTCTTCGAAGCCCCCCTTCCATCCTCTCCCTCCGCACTGTTGCGGGAGAAACTTCGGGCGGTACTGTCGGCCCCCGAGGCCGACCTGATCGACGAGACCCTCTCCGACACGGAGCTCCACGGGGTGCTGCGCGACGTGCTCCGGGATCGATTCGCCCCGGTGCCCAGCTCGCTCCGCGCCCGCCTCCGAGCCGTCCGGCGGTCGTCTTCTCCCGCGGCGGGCACGAACGAGGAGGACGAGAAGGATCCCGAGGGATCTGCGTCGGGCGACACGTCGGGCGGCCTGCTCGACCGGCTTCCGTCACGCCCGAAGCCCCGCACTCTGCTGTTCGTCCTGCTGCTGGGGGGCCTCGTCCTGGGGGGCGGGCTCGGGGTGTCGTACCTGACCGGGTCCTCGTCGTCGACCTCCGCCCCAAGCCCCCCCACCCTTACGGCCTTCTCCGCCGAGCAGGCCGGGGCCGTAACGACCGAGCGCGCGACCACGCAACCGGCCGAGGCGGAGGCCTATCTGGACTCGACGTGGGGCCGCCGGGTGCGGCTGCCATCCATCGAGAGCGCACAGCTGCGGGGCGTCGGGCGGCTCCGGGCGGCCGGCAATACCGAGATCCCCGTCGTGCTATACACCGGCGAGGAGGAGGCCCGCATCGCGGCGTTTGTGTACAGCTACGCCCTCATCGACCGGCTCGACGACACCGCCACCCTGAACACGCAGGTCCGATCTCAACTGGCCCAGCGCAACCGGCTCGTCGCCGACGGGCAGGCCGCCGGGCCCGGCCTCTTGTGGCGCAACCGGGCCAACATCTTTGTCGTCGTCTCCCCCTCTCTGTCCCCCGACGCACTCCGGGCACGAGTGCAGCCGTAGGGACTACTCCGCCCTCGCCGCCGGAATCTCGATGCGGAAGGTCGACCCCTCTCCGACCGTCGACGACACGAGCTCGAGGCGTCCGCCGTGGTAGCTCTCGATCACGCGACGGGCAAGGCTCAGGCCGAGTCCCCAGCCGCGTTTCTTGGTGCTGTAGCCCGGCCGGAAAATGTTATTCCACTGCTGCCCCTCGATTCCGCGCCCGGTATCCTCGACCTCGATGAAGACCTGCCCCTCTTCCTTCCAGGCCGTCACCGTGATGCGGCCCTCCTCGTCCTCGATCGCGTCGAGGGCGTTTTTGAGAAGGTTCTCGAGCACCCACGCGAACAGCTCCTCATTCGCCTCGGCGTGGAGCTGCTCGGGCAGGTCCGCGGCCAGGGCAATGGACTGGCCCTGCTGCGGGATGCGCCGGCGGAGGTAGCGCGCCGTCTGCTCGATGATTGGCACCAAGTTACAGCGCTCCAGCTTCGGCTGTGAACCGATGTCCGAGAACCGATCCGCCACGCGCTGCAGCCGCTCCACGTCGTTCTCGATCTCCGTCAGGGCCCGCTCGCGCTTGTCCGCCGCCAGGTCGGGCGTGCGTAGCATCTGAATCCAGCCCATGAGGCTCGACAGGGGCGTCCCGAGCTGGTGGGCCGCCTCCCGGGCCATTCCCATCCAGAGGCTGCTCTGCTCGCTGCGGCGGATGTAGGAGAACCCGAAGTAGCCCACCATCACGAACAGCCCGACGAACACCAGCTGCACCCACGGAAACACGCGGAGCTCCGTAATGAGGGCCGACTCGTCGTAAAACACGTACTGGGTGAGCCGGTCCGACGATGCGCCGGGGTCCTGCCCTGGCGTCTCGGACAGATCGATCCGAACCGGGATCGGCTCGAAGGCCGACCGCATGTCGTCCAGTTCGTCCCGCAGCTCTTGCCGCACCCCCGCGGCGTCGCCCATGGCGGGCACCGCAGCGGTGTCCGGCACCCCCACGTTCTGCCAGCTCAGCGGCCGGCGGCGCGTCGAGTCGGTGATGATGGCCGGGACCTCGAACTGATCCGGCTGCAGGATTTCGTTTAGGATGAAGTTAAACTCCCGTGTGGGCGGCATGGCCTGGGCCCAGTCGACCGCCTCCTGCAGGGCGGCCACCCGTTCGGCGGAGAGGGTGTCGCCGGCGGGACGGGCCTCCAAGGCCTGCAGAAGCGAGTCGAGCCGACGGAACTCCTCCCGATGCGGGTTCGACGCCTGCTGGGTCTGCACGACCTGCTCCAGCGCGTCGGCCCAGAGCTGGATGACCGCCTGCTCACGCTCCTGCAACCGATCGACGAGCCGCTGGGTGTACCAGAGCGACGCCAGGGCTATGCCGACGGCAAAGACGATGAGGCCGAGCTTGAGCTGGACCGACCACCGATAGGCGTCCATGGCACCGCGGGGTTGTACACATATGGGGCCACCACGAGGAACAGGCGTACGAACCGAGCCTCCTACGACACGTGCGCCCCGCTCTCCGGCTCAGGCCGCGGCCATCGGCTGCACGTCCGTGATGATCTGGCTGCGGCGCGGCCCGTTCGAGACCAATCCGATCTCTACGTCGAGGTAGTTCTCGATGAAGGCGAGGTAGTCTTGGGCCGCCCGGGGCAGGTCGTCGACGTGGCGGACCGCCGAAATGTCGGCCTCCCACCCGGGCAGGGTTTCGTACTGCGGCTCCACGCGGGTGAGATTCTGCGGCTCACTCGGGAAGCGCCGGGTCGTCTTGCCGTCGTACCGGTACTCCGTGCACACCTTCAGCTCGTCGATCCCGGAGAGGATGTCGAGCTTGGTCAGGGCCAGCTCGTTGAAGCCGTTCACCATGCAGGTGTAGCGCAGGGCCACCAGGTCAAGCCAGCCGCACCGACGGGGACGGCCCGTCGTGGCCCCAAACTCACCGCCCTTCTCCCGCAGCGCCTGCCCGACCTCGCCGTCGAGCTCCGTGGGGAAAGGTCCGTTGCCGACACGCGTGCAGTACGCCTTTGCGATGCCCAGGACGCGGTCGATCTCGGTGGGCGAGACGCCGAGCCCGGTGCAGCATCCGCCGGCCGTGGGGTGACTGGAGGTCACGTACGGATAGCTGCCAAAGTCGACGTCAAGGAGCGACCCCTGCGCGCCCTCGGCCAGCACGCGGGCCCCGTCGTCGAGGGCACGCGAGAGGTACGCCGAGGTGTCGGTGACGTAGTCGTCAATTTTCTGATCGAACTCGACGTACTCCTCCACGATGCGGTCGACGTCCAGCGCCTCCGCGTCGTAGACGTCCCGGAGGATGGCGTTTTTCTCCTCGATGGAGCGCCGGAGCTTCCGGCGCAGCACGTCCTCGTCGAGCAGGTCCACCACCCGGATGCCGGTGCGGGCGAACTTGTCGGTGTACGCGGGCCCGATGCCGCGTCCCGTGGTCCCGATTTCGTCGTCGTCGGACGCGGAGGCCCGATCCTCCTCCTGTGCCGCCTCGATCGCCTTGTGGTACGGCATGATGAGGTGGGCGTTGTGGGAGATCTTCAGCCGCCCCTCCACGTCGATGCCCAGGGACTCAATCTTCTCGATCTCTTCCAGAATGGCCTTCGGGTCCAGCACCACCCCGTTCCCGATGACGCAGGTGACCCCTTCGTGAAAGATTCCGCTCGGCACGAGGTGGAGAACGAACTCTTCGGTCTCCCCCTCCTCGTCCCACACAATGGTGTGTCCGGCGTTGGCGCCGCCCTGGTAGCGGGCCACGATGTCGACGTCCGGGCTCAGGAGGTCTACAATTTTCCCCTTCCCCTCATCGCCCCACTGGCTTCCAATTACGATAGAGACTGGCATAGCACACGGTATCGATTCAACAAGCAGGTCGGTGTCGTCGTCCGCGCCGCCCCTTAGGCCGCGCTCTTTTCGAGACGACGGTTCAATTCCACAATCGTGGGGGAGGCGACGAAGATCGACGAGTACGTTCCGATCACGACCCCGACGATGAGCGCAAACGAGAAGCCCCGCAGCACCTCGCCCCCGAAGACAAACAGAATCGTGACCACGATGAGGGTCGTCAGCGAGGTCACGACGGTTCGGCTCAGCGTCGCGTTGATCGACCGGTTGACGATCTCGTCGAAGGCCTCGGTCTTGAACAGATTGACGTACTCCCGCACGCGGTCGAAGACCACGACCGTGTCGTTCAGCGAATATCCCACAATCGTGAGGAACGCGGCGATGAGGGACTGGTCGATCTGGACGGAAAACGGCGCGATGCCGGCCAGGACCGAGAAGATGCCGAGCGTAATCGTCACGTCGTGCACCAGGGCCGCCACGGCCCCGAGACTGTAGCGCCACTCAAAGCGCACCATAATGTAGAGGAACACGACGAGCAGGGCCCCCAGCACGGCGTAGATGGCCCCCCGCTTCAGGTCCTCCGCGAAGCGCGGCCCCACCACGTTGGTGCTTTCGATCGCAATGTCGCGCCCCGAGAACTGCGCATTGAGCGCCGACACCACCTGATTCTCCATCGTCGTGATGTCCCCCTTCTTCGAAATGCGGACCAGGTGGCCGACGTCCCCAAATCGCTTCACCTCCGGTTCCTCCTCAAACGATTCGGTGAGGGCGGACCGGACGTCGACGGTGTTGAGGTCCGTCGTGTTGCCCACGACGAACTCCATCCCCCCGCGGAAGTCGATGCCCAGGGCGAGCCCCTTGGTGAGCAACGAAAGGATGCTGATCGCAAGCAGCGTCCCCGAGATGATGTAGCCGATGCGGCGGTTCGGGATGAGACTGTAGTCGGCGTTTTCGAAAAGACGCATGGTAATCCGTCGTTGAAGAAAAATCCCGTCGTGATGACAGCCTGGGGTGGGGGCGGCGCCCTACCCGTAGCTCACCTGCATGCGGCGGTCCTCGACCATGTAGTCGAAGATGATGCGGGTGACGATGATGGCCGTGAAGAGCGAGGCGAGGATGCCCGCCATGAGCGTGACGGCAAAGCCCTTAATCGGGCCGACGCCGAAGGAGTACAGAATGACGCCGACGAAGAAGGTCGTGATGTTGGCGTCGAGGATGGCGCTCAGGGACTGCTCGTAGCCGGCATTGATCGCGGCGCGGAGGGTCTTGCCGGTGGCCTGCTCCTCGCGCACCCGGTCGTAGACCAGCACGTTGGCGTCCACGGCCATACCAATC is part of the Salinibacter ruber DSM 13855 genome and encodes:
- the secF gene encoding protein translocase subunit SecF, translating into MRLFENADYSLIPNRRIGYIISGTLLAISILSLLTKGLALGIDFRGGMEFVVGNTTDLNTVDVRSALTESFEEEPEVKRFGDVGHLVRISKKGDITTMENQVVSALNAQFSGRDIAIESTNVVGPRFAEDLKRGAIYAVLGALLVVFLYIMVRFEWRYSLGAVAALVHDVTITLGIFSVLAGIAPFSVQIDQSLIAAFLTIVGYSLNDTVVVFDRVREYVNLFKTEAFDEIVNRSINATLSRTVVTSLTTLIVVTILFVFGGEVLRGFSFALIVGVVIGTYSSIFVASPTIVELNRRLEKSAA
- a CDS encoding sensor histidine kinase; this translates as MDAYRWSVQLKLGLIVFAVGIALASLWYTQRLVDRLQEREQAVIQLWADALEQVVQTQQASNPHREEFRRLDSLLQALEARPAGDTLSAERVAALQEAVDWAQAMPPTREFNFILNEILQPDQFEVPAIITDSTRRRPLSWQNVGVPDTAAVPAMGDAAGVRQELRDELDDMRSAFEPIPVRIDLSETPGQDPGASSDRLTQYVFYDESALITELRVFPWVQLVFVGLFVMVGYFGFSYIRRSEQSSLWMGMAREAAHQLGTPLSSLMGWIQMLRTPDLAADKRERALTEIENDVERLQRVADRFSDIGSQPKLERCNLVPIIEQTARYLRRRIPQQGQSIALAADLPEQLHAEANEELFAWVLENLLKNALDAIEDEEGRITVTAWKEEGQVFIEVEDTGRGIEGQQWNNIFRPGYSTKKRGWGLGLSLARRVIESYHGGRLELVSSTVGEGSTFRIEIPAARAE
- a CDS encoding adenylosuccinate synthase, producing MPVSIVIGSQWGDEGKGKIVDLLSPDVDIVARYQGGANAGHTIVWDEEGETEEFVLHLVPSGIFHEGVTCVIGNGVVLDPKAILEEIEKIESLGIDVEGRLKISHNAHLIMPYHKAIEAAQEEDRASASDDDEIGTTGRGIGPAYTDKFARTGIRVVDLLDEDVLRRKLRRSIEEKNAILRDVYDAEALDVDRIVEEYVEFDQKIDDYVTDTSAYLSRALDDGARVLAEGAQGSLLDVDFGSYPYVTSSHPTAGGCCTGLGVSPTEIDRVLGIAKAYCTRVGNGPFPTELDGEVGQALREKGGEFGATTGRPRRCGWLDLVALRYTCMVNGFNELALTKLDILSGIDELKVCTEYRYDGKTTRRFPSEPQNLTRVEPQYETLPGWEADISAVRHVDDLPRAAQDYLAFIENYLDVEIGLVSNGPRRSQIITDVQPMAAA